DNA from Candidatus Methylomirabilota bacterium:
GGGGAAGCGTGTGGATTATTCCGGCCGCTCGGTCATCGTGGTGGGGCCGGAACTCAAACTCCACCAGTGCGGTTTGCCAAAGAAGATGGCCCTGGAGCTGTTCAAGCCGTTTGTTTTTCGGAAGCTGCTCCAACAGCATGAAACCGTCACCACTATCAAGAGCGTCAAGAAGCTGGTCGAGAAGGGTCGTCCAGAAGTGTGGGACGCCCTGGAGGAGGTGATCCGCGAGCATCCCGTCCTGCTGAACCGGGCCCCGACACTGCATCGCCTAGGGATCCAGGCCTTCGAGCCCATGCTGGTGGAGGGAGAGGCCATCAAGATCCATCCCCTCGTCTGCGCCGCCTTCAACGCCGACTTCGACGGAGACCAGATGGCGGTCCATGTGCCGCTGTCGTTCGAGGCACAATTGGAGGCTCGGGTCCTGATATGGGCGCCTCACAATATCTTTTCTCCGGCCAATGGCACCCCGTTGGCCGCGCCGACCCAGGATATCGTGCTCGGCCTCTACTATCTCACCAAAGCCCGGAACGATGAAAAGGGGGAAGGGAAAGTCTTTGGCTCGATGGAGGAGGCCCGCGCTGTCTACGATGCTGAGGAGGTGGGGCTCCATGCCCGGGTCAAGCTGCGGTGGGATGGGGAGATGATCGATACCACGGTGGGGTGTGTTCTCTTCAACGAGATCCTCCCCCGGCAGCTCCGGTTTATCAACCAGGAGATGAGTAAGCGAGAACTCGCCCGGTTGATCTCGCAGTGTTTTTACATCCTGGGCAACGCCGAGACGGTGGAGCTCTTGGATAACCTGAAGGACCTGGGCTTCCGGTATGCCACGTTAGCCGGCATCTCTATTGGGATCGATGATCTGCACATCCCCTCGCGGAAAGAGGAGATCATCGAGATGGCCCGGAAGGAGGTTATCAAGATCGAGCAGGAGTACCTGGACGGTCTGATCACCAAAGGGGAACGCTACAACAAGATTATCGACATCTGGACCCAGGTGTCAGAGCGGGTCTCCGAGGAGCTCTTCCGGGAGATCGAAGGGATGAAGGATGGAGAGTTCAACCCGGTCTTCATGATGGCCGATTCCGGCGCACGGGGGAGCAAGCAGCAGATTCGGCAACTGGCCGGGATGCGGGGCCTCATGGCGAAGCCCTCAGGGGAGATCATCGAGACCCCGATCACGAGTAACTTCCGGGAGGGCCTGACGGTGCTCCAGTACTTCATCTCGACCCACGGGGCCCGGAAAGGGTTGGCCGATACGGCGCTCAAGACCGCCGACTCTGGCTATCTCACGCGGCGGTTGGTGGATGTGGCCCAGGATGTTCTCGTCAACGTGCGGGATTGTGGCAGCCCCAACGGAATCTGGGTGACCGCCCTGGTGGAGGCAGGAGAGATCATCCAGCCGCTCCGGGATCGGATCCTGGGTCGGGTTGCGCTGGATGATGTGACCGATCCGTTCACCGGTGAGACCATCCTCGAGGCCAATTTGGAGATGACGGAACCGCTGGCGGCTCGGATCGAAGAGGCCGGCATCGACAGAGTGAAGATTCGATCGGTCCTCACGTGTGAGGCCAGGCGAGGGACGTGTATCATGTGCTATGGCCGGAACCTGGCAACCGGTCGGTTGGTCGAGCTCGGAGAGGCCGTGGGGGTGTTGGCCGCCCAGTCTATTGGCGAGCCGGGGACGCAGCTCACCATGCGGACGTTCCACATCGGCGGTACCGCAACCCGTCTGGCGGAGCAGACCACCCTGGAAAATAAGTTTGCGGGGACTGTACAGTTTCACACTGTCCGGACGGTCCGAAACGCTGCCGGGGATCTGGTCGTCATGAACAGGAATGGCTCCATGTCTATCGTGGACGAAAAGGGGCGCAAAAAGGAGGTCTATCAGGTCGTCTACGGGGCCCGATTGAAGGTGCAGGACGGCAAACAGGTGGCCTCGGGCACGACGTTGGCAGAATGGGATCCCTTCGCCTCGGTGATTCTCTCGGAGGCCTCTGGCCGGGTGGTGGTCAAGGATGTCATCGAGGGGGTGACGATGAACGAAGAGGTGGATGAGGTCACCGGGCTGGCTCAACGGGTGATTGTGGAGCACGGCAAGGAAGACCTCCAGCCCCGGGTCTCGGTGAAAGACAAGAAAGGGGCCACGCTCTTCCGGACGCTCCTGCCGGTCGGCGCCCACCTCATGGTGCAAGATGCTCAAGCGATCTCCGCTGGCGATGCCGTCGTCAAGATCCCTCGGGAGACGGCCAAGACCAAGGACATTACCGGGGGTCTCCCACGGGTCGCGGAGCTCTTTGAGGCCCGGCGGCCCCGCGAGGCGGCCGTTATCTCGGAGGTCGACGGCCGGGTGGGCTTTGCCGGCATGGCGAAAGGGATGCGGAAGATCGTCATCCACACCGAGGGCGGTGAGACCCGGGAGTATCTCATCCCTCGGGGTAAGCATATCAACGTGCTCGAGGGGGATGAGATCAAGGCTGGGGAGGCTCTGATGGATGGACCCATCAATCCCCACGATATCTTGGACGTCCTCGGAGATCAGGAGCTGCAGCGCTACCTGGTCAACGAGGTTCAGGAGGTGTATCGCCTTCAGGGGGTCAACATTAACGATAAGCACATTGAGGTCATCGTGCGCCAGATGCTGAAGCGGGTGCGCATCGAGACGGTTGGTGACACCAACTTCCTCGTGGGAGAACACGTGGACAAGCACCTATTCCTTGAAGAAAACCAGAGGGTCTTGGCTGCCGGGGGAGCCCCCGCCACCGCCAAACCGCTCCTCTTGGGCATCACCAAGGCTTCCCTGTCCACGGATAGTTTCATGTCCGCTGCATCTTTCCAGGAGACCACCAAGATCCTCACCGAAGCCGCCATCAATGGCGCCTGGGACGAGCTGCGCGGCCTCAAGGAAAACGTCATCATGGGCCGCCTGATTCCAGCGGGCACGGGGATGTCGTGGTACCGTGAAACGACCGTTAGTGCTCCGGAGACTTCAACAGAGGTCGAGGAAGGTCAGCATCCTTCCGGCGGAGTGATCGCGGCGACGGAACTCATGAAGATCGATGCGGAAAAATCGCTTGACAATGGGAGAGATGACGTTTAATTTGTGGAGGTTTAGGGAGAATTTAGTCGAGGTTTGGCAGTGCCGACGATTAACCAGCTAGTTCGCAAGGGACGAGAGCCGATACGGAAGAAGGAAAAGGCCCCCGCCCTCCAGGGCTCGCCTCAGAAACGGGGGGTCTGCATCCGTGTCTACACGAGTACCCCCAAGAAGCCGAACTCGGCCCTCCGAAAGGTGGCTCGGGTACGCTTGACCAATGGGATTGAGGTAACCACTTACATTCCGGGGATTGGACATAACCTGCAGGAACACTCCATCGTTCTGATCCGCGGAGGACGGGTGAAAGACCTACCTGGCGTCCGGTATCATGTGATCCGTGGGACCCAGGACACCGCCGGGGTCCAGGATCGCCGGCAAGGGCGGTCCCTTTACGGGGCAAAAAGGCCCAAGTCGAGTTGATCGGATGCGGCACTGAGAGGCTCCTCTCCTCGACCCCTCGGTGCCGCTTTTCGTTTTTGGCGGCAATTGGTGAATTGAAGGTGAGTGAATGCCCAGGCGACGTGTCGCGGAAAAGCGAGAGATCCTGCCCGATCCGGTGTATCACAACCGGCTGGTTGCGAAGTTTGTCAACTGTATGATGTGGGGAGGGAAGAAATCGCTGTCGGAGCAAATTTTCTACCGGTCCATGGGGATCATTGAGGGGAGAATGAAGACAGACCCCTTGGCGGTCTTTCGGCAAGCGGTGGATAATGTGAGACCGGTCCTGGAGGTCAAGTCCCGAAGGGTAGGGGGAGCAACCTACCAGGTTCCGGTGGAGGTCCGTGCGGAGCGTCGGGTTTCGTTAGCCTTCCGCTGGCTTCTCACGTATACTCGACAGCGGTCGGAGAAGACGATGGAGGAACGGTTGGCTGCTGAGTTGATCGAGGCGGCCAACAATCGAGGGGCGGCAGTCAAGAAAAAGGAAGACACGCATCGGATGGCGGAGGCCAACAAGGCCTTTGCGCACTACCGGTGGTAAAAAGGCCCCCATCCCGTCTGAGCATTGGGAGAGGGGCCTTCGATGTGTAAGCAGAGGGAGTGAGACAGGGTGACGGTTAAGGTAGCCAAGGATCGCATTCGAAATATCGGGATTATGGCCCACATCGATGCGGGGAAGACGACCACCACCGAACGCGTCCTTTACTATACCGGGAGGACGCACCGAATGGGCGAGGTGGATAGCGGATCCGCAGAGATGGATTGGATGGAGCAGGAGAAAGAGCGAGGGATCACTATCACGTCCGCCTCCACCACCTGCTTCTGGCGCGATTATCAAATCAATATTATCGATACCCCAGGGCACGTCGACTTCACTGTAGAGGTCGAGCGGTCGCTCCGGGTCCTGGACGGGGCTGTGATGATCTTCGATGCGGTTGCTGGGGTGGAACCGCAGTCAGAGACGGTCTGGCGGCAGGCGGACAAGTATCACGTGCCTCGCGTCGCGTTCGTCAACAAAATGGACCGGGTTGGGGCTGACTTCTTCATGTCGGTGGGGTCCATCGCCGAGCGGCTCGGGGCGCATCCAGTGCCGATGCAGCTCCCACTAGGACAGGAGGCGAGCTATGCTGGCGTCATCGATTTGATCCGGATGCAAGCCATCGTCTGGGAGGAGGAGTCCTTAGGGGCCGAGTTTCAGATGAGAGAGATTCCTTCGGAGTGTACGGATCAGGCCCTGCAGTACCGCGAAAAGCTCCTGGAGGCGGTCGCGGAACAGGACGAGTCCTTGCTTCGCAAGTATGTCGAGGGGCGGGAGATCTCGGAACAGGAAATTCGGGCGGCGATCCGTAAGGCAACATTGGCCCTGAAAATCACACCGGTCATCTGTGGGGCCTCTTTCAGAAATAAGGGAGTTCAACCCTTGCTGGACGCGGTTGTGGATTATCTACCCTCGCCCGTGGATCTCCCTCCGGTCACCGGGGTGAATCCCAAGACGGGTGAGGAAGAGAAACGATCGCCGGTCGATGAGGAACCACTGGCCGCTTTGGCCTTCAAGCTCGTGGCTGACCCCTACGTCGGTCAGCTCTGTTATTTTCGGGTGTATTCCGGAACCATGGAGTCCGGCACCTCCGTCTATAATCCCACCAGGCGGGTTCGAGAACGGATCGGCCGCCTCCTCCGAATGCACGCCAACAAGCGCGAAGAGGTGAAGAGCGTTCAGGCGGGGAACATCGCCGCTGCCGTCGGCCTGAAAAGTGCCAAGACGGGTGATACCCTGTGCAATGAAGGTCACCAGATCTTGCTTGAGGCCATTGAGTTTCCGACGCCGGTCCTTTCGGTGGCCATCGAGCCCAAGACCAAAGAGGGGGCCGAAAGACTTTCCCTCGCACTTCAGGCCTTGGCCAATGAGGATCCCACGTTCCAGACCCGGGGGGACGAGGAGACCGGCCAGACCATCATTTCTGGCATGGGAGAACTTCACCTCGAGATCATCGTGGATCGCCTCCTCCGGGAGTTCAAGGTGGAAGCCAACGTCGGGCGGCCTCAGGTGGCTTACCGCGAGACCATCACGCGTCCAGTCGAGGTGGAAAAGAAGTTCGTCCGGCAGACCGGAGGCCGGGGGCAGTACGCCCATGTCTACCTTCACGTGGAGCCCCAGCAGGCTGGGAGTGGCTTTCGGTTTGAGAAGAAGATTGTGGGAGGGGCGATCCCCCGGGAGTTCATCCCGGCAGTAGAGAAGGGGGTCCGGGAGGCAGCCGAGAGCGGGATGCTGGCCGGCTATCCGGTGGTCGACATCACGGTGACGCTGACCGACGGATCCTACCATGAGGTAGACTCCTCCGATCTGGCGTTCAAGATTGCCGGCTCCATGGCTTTCAAGGACGCGGTAAAGCAGGGCCACCCGATCCTCCTCGAGCCGGTGGTGCAGGTGGACGTTGTGGTGCCGGAGGAGTTTCTCGGCGAGGTGATCAGGGATTTGAACTCTCGGCGGGGTCGGGTTGTGGGGATCGAGACGCGGCCGGCGGCTCGGGTTGTGCGGGCGGAGGTTCCCCTGGCTACCATGTTTGGTTACGCAACCGATATGAGGTCGGCAACCCAGGGCCGGGCAACCTACACCATGCAGTTCGCTCGCTACGAGCCGCTCCCTGGAAGTCTTGCCGAGGAGATCATGGGGCGGGTGGCCAGTTGAACGCCCCCTTTTTCTCAGATGGCGACCACAGTAATTTCCATTGCGATTTCAGCAGCCCAGCCCATGAAGTTGACTGCTTGTAGCTGACGGCGGAGGACGGAGAGCCCAGGGATGGAAGCGGAACGGATTCGGATACGGCTGAAGGCTTACGACCACCGGATTTTGGATCAGTCCGCGAAGGAGATCGTAAGCACGGCCGAGCGAACAGGGGCAGGGGTTTCGGGACCTATTCCCCTTCCGACGAAGATCAGCCGGTACACGGTCCTCCGCTCCCCGCACGTGGATAAGAAGTCGCGGGAACAGTTTGAGATCCGCATTCATGTCCGCCTTTTGGATATCCTGCGGCCCACGCCTCAGACGGTGGATGCCCTCATGCGGTTGGACTTGCCGGCGGGGGTTGATGTTGAAATCAAACTCTAGTGTCCACAGTCCAAAGTCCAAGGTCGAAAAAGAGCAAAACACCTGGTGACTTTGGACGTTGGACATTGGGCATCAGACAGACGTTGGACATTTCGTCATGCAGATGGGTATTGGATTGCTCGGTAGGAAAGTAGGGATGACCCAGATCTTTGATCAAGGGGGACGGGCCGTTCCCGTCACCGTGGTGGAGGCCGGCCCCTGTACCGTCGTCCAAAAGAAGGGTCTGGAAAAGGATGGCTACGAGGCGGTCCAGCTCGGCTACCTTCCGGAAAAGCCAAAGCGCGTCCGCAAACCGATGAGCGGTCACTTCGGTAAAGGCAAGGTACCCCCCTTGCGGCATCTTCAGGAGATGCGACTTCATTCGGCAGCCGAGTATCAGGTGGGCCAGACCCTGACGGTCGGCCTCTTTGCAGAAGGGGAAGAGGTCGTGGTGACCGGGACGTCGAAGGGGCGGGGTTTCCAGGGCGGCGTGAAACGCTGGGGCTACCGGGGTGGCGCGAAGAGTCACGGATCCATGTTCCACAGGGCGGTGGGGTCGATCGGTGCTTCTTCCTATCCCTCGCGAGTGTTTAAGGGCCACCATATGCCCGGGCGCATGGGGGGAGAGCGGGTGACGATCCGGGGACTCCATGTGGTCCGGCGGGATTCTGATCGAAACCTCCTGCTAATTCGTGGAGCGCTCCCCGGACCTCAGGGCGGTCTACTTACTGTTCGCAAGACGGGCAAGGCGGCCCTTGGCAGCGAACCGACGACGCCCCCGGAGAGAACTGCCGGGTCGAAAGCATAACCCGGCGGGACGTGGATGCCTCAGCGCTGAGAGAGTAACGATGACTCGGGTTCTTGACGTGGTAAACCCACAAAACGAGAAGGTGGACGAGGTCGTCCTGTCTGAGGCCGTGTTTGGAGTTCCGGTCAAAGGGCACCTCCTTCACGAGGCCGTCCGGTGGCAGCGGGCAAGACAGCGGCGGGGAACTGCCTCGACGAAAGGGCGTTCCGAGGTCTCGGGAGGTGGGAGGAAGCCATGGCGTCAGAAGGGGACCGGTCGAGCGCGAGCGGGGAGCAACCGTTCACCCCTGTGGCGACACGGGGGTATCAGCCATGGCCCGAAACCAAGGGATTGGAGTTTTCGCTTCCCGAAGGCACTCAGACGGGACGCCCTGCGCACCGCTCTCTCCACCAAGATCGCGGCGCGAGAGGTTCGGATCCTAGAAGACTTAACCATGGATCGGCCTAGTACGAAGACCTTCCAGAGTCTGCTAAAGGGTCTCGGCATTACCGGCAAGGTATTGGTGGTGACTTCTCAGAGGGAGGAGGCAGTGGAGAAGTCTGCCCGGAACCTCCCGCGGGTCAAGGTTCTCCTTGCCCAGGGAGTGAACGTCTCCGATGTGTTGAACGCTGACGCTATCCTGTTCACCCGCGAGGCGCTCGTCAAGGTCGAGGAGGCCCTGACTCCATGAGGGAGCCGCACCAGATCGTCCGTCGACCTGTTGTGACCGAGAAGGGGACGGCCCTGAAAGAGCATAACAAGTACCTCTTTGAGGTGGATCGGCGGGCCAACAAGGTCCAGATCAGACAGGCGGTGGAGGCCCTCTTTAACGTAAAGGTTGCCGCCGTCCATACCGTGGCCATGCGAGGGAGAGTGAAACGCCTCGGGCGATTTGTGGGACGCACCTCAGATTGGAAGAAAGCCATTGTAACCCTCAGCGAGGGGCACAGCATCGAGCTCTTTGAAGGCGTTTAGCAACTGGCAATCTGCTGTCTGCTATCTAGCTCTTCTCAAGGAAATGTTGACTGCTGATGGCTGACAGCTGGCAGCTGAAGAGCGGAAGATATGGGAATTAAAAATTACAAGCCGACTTCATCCGGCCGTCGATTCCAGTCGGTGGCCACATTTGATGAGCTCACGAGGAAGCGGCCAGTCAAGGGTCTCGTGGCTTCCCTCCGCAGGAGGGGTGGGCGCAATGACCAGGGCCGGATGACGGTACGCCACCAGGGGGGAGGGCATAAGCGAAGGTACCGTCTTGTCGATTTCAGGCGAGATAAGGTTGGTATTCCGGCGAAGGTCGCCAGCGTCGAGTACGACCCGAATCGCTCAGCGCGAATTGCTCTTTTGCATTACGCGGATGGTGAGAAGCGTTACATCTTGGCTCCCGGTGGACTCGAGGTCGGCGCGCAGGTCATGTCCGGCCCCCAAGCTGAGATCAGCGTGGGGAATGCCCTGCCGCTCAGGGTCATTCCACTCGGGTCGGTGGTTCACAATATCGAGCTTTCGCAGGGCAAAGGGGGACAACTCTGTCGGAGCGCGGGAGCCTCGGCGCAACTGATGGCGAGGGAGGAAAATCGAGCCCTCCTCAAGCTCCCGTCGGGGGAGGTCCGGAAGGTTCACGTGGATTGCCTAGCCACCCTCGGCCAGGTGGGCAACATCGAGCACGAGAATGTCACCTTGGGTAAGGCGGGGCGCGCTCGTTGGCTCGGCATCCGGCCATCGGTGCGGGGGGTGGCGATGAACCCGCACGATCACCCGTTAGGAGGGGGTGAGGGCAAGAGTGCAGGGGGCCGACATCCATGCACCCCTTGGGGAAAGCCGACCAAGGGCTACAAAACACGCCAGAAGAGAAAATGGTCTGACCGCGAGATTGTCACTCGGCGTACTCGCCGTAAGCGGAAGTGATTCACCGCCGGAGGTAGTTTCGATGGGGCGATCGTTAAAGAAGGGACCGTACATCGATCCCAAGCTGCTGAAAAAGATTGAAGACATGAATCGGACGCGGGACCACCGTGTCATCAAGACCTGGTCCCGCCGATCGACTATCACCCCGGAGTTCGTGGGCCATACGCTGGCGGTGCATAACGGGAAGAAGTTCATTCCAATCTATGTGACCGAGAACATGGTAGGCCACAAGCTGGGTGAGTTCTCCCCCACCCGGACCTTCCGAGCACACAGCGGGCGCACGGCCAAGACGACCGCCTTAAAGTGAGGAGGGAAGGCCTTCACCGGCGAGGCGAATATGGCTGAGATGTGTCGCGGGGTGGACAACGGACGGCGGGAGCGAGCATGGAGACGCGGGCGGTCCTCAAATTTGTGAGAGTGCCACCCCGGAAGGCTCGACTGGTCGTCGATCTCATCCGGGGTCAGGATGTGGGGCAGGCCCTGACCATTGTCCGCTATACCCCGAAGCGGGCGGCCCGAATCGTCGAGAAGCTGTTGAGGTCCGCCATGGCCAATGCGCAACATAACCATGGCGTGCGGGATGTGGAGCGCCTGTTTGTAAAGGCCGCCACGGTTGACGAGGGCCCTCGGGGGAAGCGGTGGGTACCCAGGGCGATGGGAAGGGCAACTCCGATACAAAAACGGACCAGTCATATTACCATTGTGCTAGAGGAACGTCCGGCTTCATAGATTGGGGGCGAGACATGGGACAAAAAGTCCATCCCGAGGGATTTCGATTGGGGTACATCAAGACCTGGAAATCGCGGTGGTTCGCGACCAGGGCGTATGCAGATCAGCTCCACGAAGACCTCAAGATCCGTCGGCACCTCAAGGAGAGACTGTACCACGCCGGCGTCTCCCGCATCGAGTTTGAGCGCAAAGCAAATCAGCTCCGCATCATCGTTCGAGCCGCGCGCCCCGGCATCATCATCGGCAGAAAAGGTTCCGAGGTCGACAAGATTCGCCAAGAGCTTGCGGCCATGACCGATAAGGAGCTTCAACTCGACATCACCGAAGTCCGGAAGGCGGAGACCAACGCGCAGTTGGTAGCGGAGGCCACGGCGGCCCAGCTGGAGAGGCGGGTGGCCTTCCGTCGAGCCATGAAAAGGGCGGTCCAGTCCGCCATCCGGTTGGGGGCGCAGGGGGTGAAGATCATGGTCTCGGGGCGGCTGGGGGGGGCGGAGATTGCCCGGACCGAATGGTACCGGGAGGGGCGGGTTCCCCTCCATACCCTTCGGGCCGACATCGATTACGGCTTTGCCGAGGCGAGGACGAGCTATGGAAGGATTGGAGTCAAGACATGGATCTTTCACGGGGAGGTCATACCCGAGGCCGTGGCGGAAGGGGAAAGGCCCACGGTCCCAGACGTCCGTGAGGAGAGGCAGCGGCGCCGAAGAAAGGGTGTCGCTGAGAAGTAGGAGCCGTCGATGTTGATGCCCAAGCGGACCAAGTATCGGAAACAGCAGCGAGGGCGGACAAAAGGGAAAGCGAAAGGGGGCACCGCGCTTGCCTTTGGTGAGTACGGCCTGAAGGCCCTGGAGCCAGCCTGGGTGACCAACCGCCAGATTGAGGCAGCCCGGCGGTCCATTACCAGGTATGTGAAAAGAGGCGGCAAGTTGTGGATTCGGATCTTCCCAGACAAACCGCTCACGGCCAAGCCGGCGGAGACTCGGATGGGAAAGGGGAAGGGTGCAGTGGAGGGCTGGGTTGCGGTCGTGAAGCCAGGTCGGATTCTTTACGAGATGAAGGGGGTTAGTGAAGCCGAGGCTCGGGAGGCGCTGCGTCTGGCGGCTCACAAGTTACCTATTGCCACGAAGTTCGTCACGCGGTCCAAGGGGACACTGGGCGAATGAAAGTCAGGGATCTCCGGGAGATGACCACTGAGGAACTCCACCAAAAGCGGGGTGATGTCAGAGAGGATCTCTTCCGTCTGAGGATGCGGAAGGCCGTGGCGCAGTTGGAGAATCCCATACGCCTTCGCCAGCTCCGACGAGATGTTGCTCGGATCGAGACCCTCCTGCGAGAGCGGGAACGGGGCCAGGACCGGGGTCCCGAGGAGTCGGGGTAGAATGATGCAGCAGCGCAGCCGGCGGAAGGTGTTCACGGGGACCGTGGTCAGCGACCGGATGCAGAAAACGGTGGTGGTGTCTGTTGAGCGGTCTTTCCGGCACCCCAAGTATAACAAGCTGTTGCGCCGTCGGACCAAGCTGAAGGCCCACGACGAAGAGCAGAAATGCCGGGTTGGGGACAAGGTCAGGATCATGGAGACCCGTCCCCTGAGCCGAGACAAACGATGGCGTATCATCGAGGTCGTCCAAAAGGCCGTATGAGATATGTGTGGTGCGCATCGCGCACTGAGAGGCGCGACGGCAGGAATCGATCATGGTTGGGCTCAGGACAATTCTGGATGTGGCAGACAACTCGGGGGCCAAGCGGAT
Protein-coding regions in this window:
- the rpsC gene encoding 30S ribosomal protein S3, with amino-acid sequence MGQKVHPEGFRLGYIKTWKSRWFATRAYADQLHEDLKIRRHLKERLYHAGVSRIEFERKANQLRIIVRAARPGIIIGRKGSEVDKIRQELAAMTDKELQLDITEVRKAETNAQLVAEATAAQLERRVAFRRAMKRAVQSAIRLGAQGVKIMVSGRLGGAEIARTEWYREGRVPLHTLRADIDYGFAEARTSYGRIGVKTWIFHGEVIPEAVAEGERPTVPDVREERQRRRRKGVAEK
- the rpsQ gene encoding 30S ribosomal protein S17 encodes the protein MMQQRSRRKVFTGTVVSDRMQKTVVVSVERSFRHPKYNKLLRRRTKLKAHDEEQKCRVGDKVRIMETRPLSRDKRWRIIEVVQKAV
- the rplP gene encoding 50S ribosomal protein L16; the protein is MLMPKRTKYRKQQRGRTKGKAKGGTALAFGEYGLKALEPAWVTNRQIEAARRSITRYVKRGGKLWIRIFPDKPLTAKPAETRMGKGKGAVEGWVAVVKPGRILYEMKGVSEAEAREALRLAAHKLPIATKFVTRSKGTLGE
- the rpmC gene encoding 50S ribosomal protein L29; translated protein: MKVRDLREMTTEELHQKRGDVREDLFRLRMRKAVAQLENPIRLRQLRRDVARIETLLRERERGQDRGPEESG